The following coding sequences lie in one Apium graveolens cultivar Ventura chromosome 1, ASM990537v1, whole genome shotgun sequence genomic window:
- the LOC141676973 gene encoding putative cyclic nucleotide-gated ion channel 20, chloroplastic — MTRSFLIAPNAHSWARRLFASLCQYIPAVINPHARIVLKWNKILIFSCLFSGLLDSLFLFLLSAKQRHNCIAVNQTMTKRLNHCLRNVCSQFWCFKYLYCGQENGNGRYKDDPASRKKWKDNTNATACFGPGNFNYGIYVQAVSLTTGSNLPMRYIYSLFWGFQQISTLAGNQTPAFFVLEVLFTMLITAMGLVLFSLLIGNMQNFLQALGRRSLERFVRRLDIEQWMSNMKFPEELRRQVLRSEQYEWAATGGLNDIMLMENLAEDLKKNIRRHRFKFVRESPIFSLMDDSILDAIMERLKRKTYLMGNKVFVCGGLIDKMVFIVNGKLESIGEDKNAVFLTEGDLCGEELITLCLEHIALHGVERKITVPAHKLVSKRMVRCLTDVQAYTVQASELEEVISLYSGLLIRNPHFQGAIRQEAPYRKGLKRSKSF, encoded by the exons ATTGTTCTGAAATGGAACAAAATCTTGATTTTCTCGTGTTTATTTTCAGGTTTATTGGACTCGCTGTTCCTTTTTCTGCTGTCGGCAAAGCAAAGGCACAATTGCATAGCTGTTAATCAAACTATGACAAAA AGGTTAAACCATTGTCTCCGAAATGTTTGTAGCCAGTTTTGGTGTTTTAAGTATTTGTATTGTGGCCAAGAAAACGGCAATGGAAGATATAAAGATGATCCAGCATCACGGAAAAAGTGGAAGGACAACACAAATGCTACTGCTTGTTTTGGTCCAGGAAATTTCAACTATGGAATCTATGTTCAAGCTGTTAGTCTTACGACAGGGTCTAATCTACCAATGAGGTACATTTACTCGCTGTTTTGGGGGTTCCAGCAAATTAGTACTTTGGCTGGAAATCAAACCCCGGCTTTTTTTGTGTTGGAAGTGCTCTTCACGATGTTGATCACTGCCATGGGTCTTGTGCTGTTCTCTCTGCTTATTGGAAATATGCAGAACTTTCTACAAGCTCTGGGGCGCAGGAGTTTAGAAAGGTTTGTAAGGCGTTTGGATATTGAGCAATGGATGAGTAACATGAAGTTTCCAGAAGAACTTAGAAGGCAAGTCCTTCGATCAGAACAATATGAATGGGCTGCCACAGGAGGTCTTAATGATATCATGCTAATGGAAAATCTAGCTGAAGACCTTAAAAAAAATATACGTAGACACCGCTTCAAATTTGTCAGAGAATCCCCAATCTTTTCTTTGATGGATGATTCCATTTTAGATGCCATTATGGAAAGACTGAAACGGAAAACGTATCTTATGGGAAATAAAGTCTTTGTTTGTGGAGGTCTAATTGATAAAATGGTTTTCATTGTTAATGGAAAGCTCGAGAGCattggagaagataagaatgcAGTTTTTTTGACCGAAGGAGATCTTTGCGGTGAAGAACTCATTACACTGTGCCTTGAACATATTGCTTTACACGGAGTTGAGAGAAAAATCACGGTTCCAGCACACAAATTGGTAAGCAAAAGGATGGTAAGATGCTTAACAGATGTCCAAGCATACACAGTCCAAGCTTCAGAGCTTGAGGAAGTCATTAGTCTTTACTCCGGGCTACTAATTAGAAATCCTCATTTTCAAGGTGCCATTAGGCAGGAAGCTCCTTACAGAAAGGGTCTCAAGCGCAGCAAATCATTTTAA